From one Lemur catta isolate mLemCat1 chromosome 5, mLemCat1.pri, whole genome shotgun sequence genomic stretch:
- the KIAA0319 gene encoding dyslexia-associated protein KIAA0319 homolog isoform X2, translating into MYSNAVILPNLEMTRIMRVPHTFSMADCTTACCDLSSCDLAWWFEGRCYLVSCPHKENCEPKKMGPIRSYLTFVLRPVQRPAQLLDYGEMMLNRGSPSGAWGDSPEAIRKDLPFLGKDRGLEEMSEYSDDYREPEQNLFRSRSKQEPRGSAEYTDWGLLPGSEGGLNSSTGDSPAVPADQQQDLELHKLNESAWSPALEHSAERSLLLPLVTTPSSGEVLGKEEAFQPQEQSSNSSGKEVLMPSHNPPPASLELSPATVEESQVLTVSLGSTVHSIPMLPTSTVPSGSTLSEQPLSPTTAPRTVKELTVSAGDNLVITLPNNDAELKAFVAPPPPAETTYNYEWSLISHPVDYQGEIKQGYMQTLNLSQLSVGLYTFKVAVSSENAFGEAFINVTVKPARRVNLPPIAVVSPEVQELTLPLMSALIDGSQSTDDTKIVSYHWEEITGPFIEEKNSADSPVLHLSNLSPGNYTFRLTITDSDGATNSTTAAIIVNNAVDDPPVANAGPNRTITLPQNSITLNGNQSSDDHQIVLYQWSLAPGSEDKKVAMQGVQTPYLHLSAMQEGDYTFQLMVTDSSRQQSTAVVTVTVQPETNRPPVAVAGPDKELVFPVESATLDGSRSSDDHGIVFYHWEHVRGPNAVGMENIDKAIATVTGLQVGTYHFRLTVKDQEGLSSTSTLTVAVKKENNSPPRAQAGGRHVLVLPNNSITLDGSRSTDDQGIVSYLWIRDGQSPAAGDVIDGSDRGAALQLTNLVEGVYTFRLRVTDSQGAVDTDTATVEVQPDPRKSGLVELTLQVGVGQLTEQQKDTLVRQLAVLLNVLDSDIKVQKIQAHSDLSTVIVFYVQSGPPFKVLKAAEVAQNLHMRLSKEKADFLLFKVLRIDTAGCLLKCSGHGHCDPITKRCVCSQLWMENLIQRYIQDGESNCEWSVFYVAVLTFALTVLTGGLTWLCICCCKRRKRTKIRKKTKYTILDNMDEQERMELRPKYGIKHRSTEHNSSLMVSESEFDSDQDTIFSRERMERGNPKVSMNGSVRNGASFSYCSKDR; encoded by the exons ATGTATTCCAACGCAGTCATTTTACCTAACTTGGAAATGACCAGAATCATGCGGGTGCCTCACACCTTCTCCATGGCGGACTGCACTACCGCCTGCTGTGACCTGTCCAGCTGTGACCTGGCCTGGTGGTTTGAGGGCCGCTGCTACCTGGTGAGCTGCCCACACAAAGAGAACTGCGAGCCCAAGAAGATGGGCCCCATCAGGTCTTATCTCACTTTTGTGCTCAGGCCGGTCCAGAGGCCTGCACAGCTGCTGGACTACGGGGAGATGATGCTGAACAGGGGTTCCCCCTCAGGGGCCTGGGGCGACTCACCCGAGGCTATCAGAAAGGACTTGCCCTTTCTAGGCAAAGACCGGGGCCTAGAGGAGATGTCTGAGTACTCCGATGACTACAGGGAGCCGGAGCAGAACCTCTTCCGTTCCAGGAGCAAGCAGGAGCCCAGAGGGAGTGCTGAGTACACCGACTGGGGCCTGCTGCCTGGCAGTGAGGGAGGCCTCAACTCCTCTACTGGAGACAGCCCTGCAGTGCCAGCAGATCAGCAGCAGGACCTGGAACTCCACAAACTGAATGAGTCGGCTTGGAGCCCTGCCCTAGAACATTCTGCTGAGAGAAGCTTGTTGCTTCCCTTGGTGACTACTCCATCTTCAGGAGAGGTACTGGGGAAAGAAGAGGCTTTTCAGCCCCAGGAACAATCCAGCAACAGCTCTGGAAAAGAG GTTCTAATGCCTTCCCATAATCCTCCTCCAGCCAGCCTGGAGTTGAGCCCAGCCACCGTGGAGGAAAGCCAAGTGCTCACAGTCAGCCTGGGGAGCACAGTGCACAGCATCCCAATGCTTCCCACTAGCACTGTCCCCTCTGGGTCCACCCTCTCTGAGCAACCCTTATCTCCTACTACTGCTCCCAGGAcag TGAAAGAACTTACGGTGTCTGCGGGAGATAACCTAGTAATAACTTTACCCAACAATGACGCTGAACTGAAGGCCTTTGTTGCGCCACCGCCCCCTGCAG AAACAACCTACAACTATGAATGGAGTTTAATAAGCCACCCTGTAGACTACCAAGGTGAAATAAAACAAGGATACATGCAAACTCTTAACCTCTCTCAA TTGTCGGTAGGACTTTATACCTTCAAAGTAGCTGTTTCTAGTGAAAATGCCTTTGGAGAAGCATTCATCAATGTCACTGTTAAGCCAG CCAGAAGAGTCAACCTGCCACCCATAGCAGTTGTTTCTCCCGAAGTACAAGAGCTCACTTTGCCTTTGATGTCAGCCCTCATCGATGGCAGCC aaaGTACAGATGATACTAAAATAGTGAGTTATCACTGGGAAGAAATTACCGGGCCCTTCATAGAAGAGAAGAACTCAGCTGACTCCCCTGTCCTGCACTTGTCTAACCTTAGTCCTGGCAACTATACGTTCAG GTTGACCATCACAGACTCAGATGGAGCCACTAACTCCACAACTGCAGCCATAATAGTCAACAATGCTGTGGATGACCCCCCAGTGGCCAATGCGGGACCAAATCGGACCATAACTTTGCCCCAAAACTCCATCACATTGAATGGAAATCAGAGCAGTGATGATCACCAGATTGTCCTCTATCAGTGGTCCCTGGCCCCTGGGAGTGAGGACAAAAAGGTGGCCATGCAG GGAGTACAGACACCGTATCTTCATTTATCTGCAATGCAGGAAGGAGATTATACGTTTCAGCTGATGGTGACAGATTCTTCAAGGCAACAATCTACTGCTGTGGTCACTGTGACTGTCCAGCCTG AAACAAACAGGCCTCCGGTGGCGGTGGCTGGCCCTGATAAGGAGCTGGTCTTCCCGGTGGAGAGCGCCACCCTGGATGGGAGCAGGAGCAGCGACGACCACGGCATTGTCTTCTACCACTGGGAGCACGTCAG GGGCCCCAATGCGGTGGGGATGGAAAATATTGACAAGGCGATAGCCACGGTCACTGGTCTTCAGGTGGGAACCTATCACTTCCGTTTGACGGTGAAAGACCAGGAGGGACTGAGCAGCACGTCCACTCTCACCGTGGCTGTGAAGAAGG AAAATAATAGTcctcccagagcccaggctggtgGCAGACATGTTCTTGTGCTTCCCAATAATTCCATTACTTTGGATGGTTCAAGGTCTACTGATGACCAAGGAATTGTGTCCTATCTGTGGATCCGGGATGGCCAGAGTCCAGCAGCTGGA GATGTCATCGATGGCTCTGACCGCGGTGCAGCCCTGCAGCTTACAAATCTGGTGGAGGGAGTGTACACTTTCCGCTTGCGAGTCACTGACAGTCAGGGGGCCGTGGACACAGACACTGCCACAGTGGAAGTGCAGCCAG ACCCCAGGAAGAGTGGCCTGGTGGAGCTGACCCTACAGGTTGGCGTGGGGCAGCTGACAGAGCAGCAGAAGGACACCCTGGTGAGGCAGCTGGCGGTGCTGCTGAATGTGCTGGACTCGGACATTAAGGTGCAGAAGATCCAGGCTCACTCGGACCTCAG CACCGTGATTGTGTTTTATGTACAGAGTGGGCCACCTTTCAAGGTTCTTAAAGCTGCTGAAGTGGCCCAAAATCTGCATATGCGGCTCTCGAAGGAGAAAGCTGACTTCTTGCTTTTCAAGGTCTTGAGGATTGACACAGCAG GTTGCCTTCTGAAGTGTTCTGGCCACGGTCACTGCGACCCCATCACAAAGCGCTGCGTTTGCTCTCAGCTGTGGATGGAGAACCTCATACAGCGCTACATCCAGGACGGGGAGAGCAACTGCG AGTGGAGCGTATTCTACGTGGCAGTGTTGACTTTTGCTCTTACTGTGCTAACAGGAGGTCTCACTTGGCTTTGCATCTGCTGCTGCAAGAG
- the KIAA0319 gene encoding dyslexia-associated protein KIAA0319 homolog isoform X1, whose translation MAPPACVLASLLLLVAIAGCACKQCSEGRMYSNAVILPNLEMTRIMRVPHTFSMADCTTACCDLSSCDLAWWFEGRCYLVSCPHKENCEPKKMGPIRSYLTFVLRPVQRPAQLLDYGEMMLNRGSPSGAWGDSPEAIRKDLPFLGKDRGLEEMSEYSDDYREPEQNLFRSRSKQEPRGSAEYTDWGLLPGSEGGLNSSTGDSPAVPADQQQDLELHKLNESAWSPALEHSAERSLLLPLVTTPSSGEVLGKEEAFQPQEQSSNSSGKEVLMPSHNPPPASLELSPATVEESQVLTVSLGSTVHSIPMLPTSTVPSGSTLSEQPLSPTTAPRTVKELTVSAGDNLVITLPNNDAELKAFVAPPPPAETTYNYEWSLISHPVDYQGEIKQGYMQTLNLSQLSVGLYTFKVAVSSENAFGEAFINVTVKPARRVNLPPIAVVSPEVQELTLPLMSALIDGSQSTDDTKIVSYHWEEITGPFIEEKNSADSPVLHLSNLSPGNYTFRLTITDSDGATNSTTAAIIVNNAVDDPPVANAGPNRTITLPQNSITLNGNQSSDDHQIVLYQWSLAPGSEDKKVAMQGVQTPYLHLSAMQEGDYTFQLMVTDSSRQQSTAVVTVTVQPETNRPPVAVAGPDKELVFPVESATLDGSRSSDDHGIVFYHWEHVRGPNAVGMENIDKAIATVTGLQVGTYHFRLTVKDQEGLSSTSTLTVAVKKENNSPPRAQAGGRHVLVLPNNSITLDGSRSTDDQGIVSYLWIRDGQSPAAGDVIDGSDRGAALQLTNLVEGVYTFRLRVTDSQGAVDTDTATVEVQPDPRKSGLVELTLQVGVGQLTEQQKDTLVRQLAVLLNVLDSDIKVQKIQAHSDLSTVIVFYVQSGPPFKVLKAAEVAQNLHMRLSKEKADFLLFKVLRIDTAGCLLKCSGHGHCDPITKRCVCSQLWMENLIQRYIQDGESNCEWSVFYVAVLTFALTVLTGGLTWLCICCCKRRKRTKIRKKTKYTILDNMDEQERMELRPKYGIKHRSTEHNSSLMVSESEFDSDQDTIFSRERMERGNPKVSMNGSVRNGASFSYCSKDR comes from the exons ATGGCGCCCCCTGCCTGTGTGCTCGCctcactgctgctgctggtggccaTTGCAG GTTGTGCCTGTAAGCAGTGCAGTGAGGGGAGGATGTATTCCAACGCAGTCATTTTACCTAACTTGGAAATGACCAGAATCATGCGGGTGCCTCACACCTTCTCCATGGCGGACTGCACTACCGCCTGCTGTGACCTGTCCAGCTGTGACCTGGCCTGGTGGTTTGAGGGCCGCTGCTACCTGGTGAGCTGCCCACACAAAGAGAACTGCGAGCCCAAGAAGATGGGCCCCATCAGGTCTTATCTCACTTTTGTGCTCAGGCCGGTCCAGAGGCCTGCACAGCTGCTGGACTACGGGGAGATGATGCTGAACAGGGGTTCCCCCTCAGGGGCCTGGGGCGACTCACCCGAGGCTATCAGAAAGGACTTGCCCTTTCTAGGCAAAGACCGGGGCCTAGAGGAGATGTCTGAGTACTCCGATGACTACAGGGAGCCGGAGCAGAACCTCTTCCGTTCCAGGAGCAAGCAGGAGCCCAGAGGGAGTGCTGAGTACACCGACTGGGGCCTGCTGCCTGGCAGTGAGGGAGGCCTCAACTCCTCTACTGGAGACAGCCCTGCAGTGCCAGCAGATCAGCAGCAGGACCTGGAACTCCACAAACTGAATGAGTCGGCTTGGAGCCCTGCCCTAGAACATTCTGCTGAGAGAAGCTTGTTGCTTCCCTTGGTGACTACTCCATCTTCAGGAGAGGTACTGGGGAAAGAAGAGGCTTTTCAGCCCCAGGAACAATCCAGCAACAGCTCTGGAAAAGAG GTTCTAATGCCTTCCCATAATCCTCCTCCAGCCAGCCTGGAGTTGAGCCCAGCCACCGTGGAGGAAAGCCAAGTGCTCACAGTCAGCCTGGGGAGCACAGTGCACAGCATCCCAATGCTTCCCACTAGCACTGTCCCCTCTGGGTCCACCCTCTCTGAGCAACCCTTATCTCCTACTACTGCTCCCAGGAcag TGAAAGAACTTACGGTGTCTGCGGGAGATAACCTAGTAATAACTTTACCCAACAATGACGCTGAACTGAAGGCCTTTGTTGCGCCACCGCCCCCTGCAG AAACAACCTACAACTATGAATGGAGTTTAATAAGCCACCCTGTAGACTACCAAGGTGAAATAAAACAAGGATACATGCAAACTCTTAACCTCTCTCAA TTGTCGGTAGGACTTTATACCTTCAAAGTAGCTGTTTCTAGTGAAAATGCCTTTGGAGAAGCATTCATCAATGTCACTGTTAAGCCAG CCAGAAGAGTCAACCTGCCACCCATAGCAGTTGTTTCTCCCGAAGTACAAGAGCTCACTTTGCCTTTGATGTCAGCCCTCATCGATGGCAGCC aaaGTACAGATGATACTAAAATAGTGAGTTATCACTGGGAAGAAATTACCGGGCCCTTCATAGAAGAGAAGAACTCAGCTGACTCCCCTGTCCTGCACTTGTCTAACCTTAGTCCTGGCAACTATACGTTCAG GTTGACCATCACAGACTCAGATGGAGCCACTAACTCCACAACTGCAGCCATAATAGTCAACAATGCTGTGGATGACCCCCCAGTGGCCAATGCGGGACCAAATCGGACCATAACTTTGCCCCAAAACTCCATCACATTGAATGGAAATCAGAGCAGTGATGATCACCAGATTGTCCTCTATCAGTGGTCCCTGGCCCCTGGGAGTGAGGACAAAAAGGTGGCCATGCAG GGAGTACAGACACCGTATCTTCATTTATCTGCAATGCAGGAAGGAGATTATACGTTTCAGCTGATGGTGACAGATTCTTCAAGGCAACAATCTACTGCTGTGGTCACTGTGACTGTCCAGCCTG AAACAAACAGGCCTCCGGTGGCGGTGGCTGGCCCTGATAAGGAGCTGGTCTTCCCGGTGGAGAGCGCCACCCTGGATGGGAGCAGGAGCAGCGACGACCACGGCATTGTCTTCTACCACTGGGAGCACGTCAG GGGCCCCAATGCGGTGGGGATGGAAAATATTGACAAGGCGATAGCCACGGTCACTGGTCTTCAGGTGGGAACCTATCACTTCCGTTTGACGGTGAAAGACCAGGAGGGACTGAGCAGCACGTCCACTCTCACCGTGGCTGTGAAGAAGG AAAATAATAGTcctcccagagcccaggctggtgGCAGACATGTTCTTGTGCTTCCCAATAATTCCATTACTTTGGATGGTTCAAGGTCTACTGATGACCAAGGAATTGTGTCCTATCTGTGGATCCGGGATGGCCAGAGTCCAGCAGCTGGA GATGTCATCGATGGCTCTGACCGCGGTGCAGCCCTGCAGCTTACAAATCTGGTGGAGGGAGTGTACACTTTCCGCTTGCGAGTCACTGACAGTCAGGGGGCCGTGGACACAGACACTGCCACAGTGGAAGTGCAGCCAG ACCCCAGGAAGAGTGGCCTGGTGGAGCTGACCCTACAGGTTGGCGTGGGGCAGCTGACAGAGCAGCAGAAGGACACCCTGGTGAGGCAGCTGGCGGTGCTGCTGAATGTGCTGGACTCGGACATTAAGGTGCAGAAGATCCAGGCTCACTCGGACCTCAG CACCGTGATTGTGTTTTATGTACAGAGTGGGCCACCTTTCAAGGTTCTTAAAGCTGCTGAAGTGGCCCAAAATCTGCATATGCGGCTCTCGAAGGAGAAAGCTGACTTCTTGCTTTTCAAGGTCTTGAGGATTGACACAGCAG GTTGCCTTCTGAAGTGTTCTGGCCACGGTCACTGCGACCCCATCACAAAGCGCTGCGTTTGCTCTCAGCTGTGGATGGAGAACCTCATACAGCGCTACATCCAGGACGGGGAGAGCAACTGCG AGTGGAGCGTATTCTACGTGGCAGTGTTGACTTTTGCTCTTACTGTGCTAACAGGAGGTCTCACTTGGCTTTGCATCTGCTGCTGCAAGAG